The sequence below is a genomic window from Dermacentor andersoni chromosome 6, qqDerAnde1_hic_scaffold, whole genome shotgun sequence.
ATGATAGCCATAGACGCAGTCACTACAATACTAGCGCCAGTTGAAGGCTCATGTGCAGTACAATGCATTGCTCTCCCGCTGAAAAAGACTACCCAGAAACTTTCAGCATATGGACACTAGAGCAAGGATATTCTAGCGTCTTCAATGTAAATTATATTTTGCCGTTGCTACTGGATCAAGCTAGTAGGAACGAAAATATTCGGTGGCATCAAAAAAATATCACAGACCAATAGCAGCTTGGATCGATGACATGCTTCAAGACGCCTTAATTGCGGTTTTCGTACAGATATTCCTGGAACAAACTAATAACCTTACGAACGAGCCCACTGGTCACAACTTAGTCGTCATAACCACTATCCCACAGCCTGCCTGTCAAAGGGAACACGAGCAAGCGTTATGCCGCTAGAACGCGTTACCATGCGAGAAATTGGTCCCTCTTTGCAAATGCAAGAGCAATTCAAAGCACCTCCTTTGCTATCAGAACAAATTTAAGGGAACATTTCAACGCACAAAAGGATACCGACGTCCACGCTACTCAAAAAACGAATTTGAATCTTATTCTGTGCCTTAAtttcaattattattttttttttgcagcctgaACTGTTTGTGTCAATGTGACAGCATGACAATCGTTATCTGATGCTTAATTAATTTATGGCGGTCACGCGATTCTCCAGTCGTCCTACCTACGGGCCTTCAGTTCAGCAACAAGAGTAAAATTTGAAATGCAACTACGTCAAAGAGCGGCGTTAATAACTGCAAGGATAGATTGACGTAAAGTTAATACGCTAGAACTGCTTGTAAGAGTATGTCCCAACCAAGTGTGGCATCAAACATATTATTAGGGAAGTTGGCCaacaaaccgaaaaaaaaaagcaccgacgAAACCTTTCGGAGTAAGGCCTCAGAAATGCAGCGAAACCGAATGATTTATTTAAAGGTATACAGCGGAAACCTTGGACGCGAAGCCTTTCAGAAAGGGAAAGGTGAGCGCAATGACAGGGCCTAGAAATTTGGCAAAGCATCTGATAAGTGGCCGAACAGAACTTTTGTTACTTTACTTAACACCTTTGTAAAGGGGAATTACCTGGATGGAAACCTGCTGCACTGCGATGAGAGAGCCACAAGAAATAATATCTCATTTGCGCAAGGCGGTAAGTAAGGTAACGCCATTGGCAGCCCCAAGAAATCTTAAGGACCACATATAGACATGAGtataccactttctgattgtttACCTGGACTTACCTTCAAGTTGTGTCTCGCAAACGATCCAATCTGCACAGTGCCTGCACGAACATGTATCCGCGCCGCCTTTTTACGTAAATCGCATCATACACTGTATAGATGCTGCGCCAATTACTTTATCTAATGAGTTTTCCAACATCAACAGGCTATACTACTCAGGCGTGACTGTGGGCGCACCCATATAAAAGGCTGTTTGAACGAAGGCGCAAGGGCTGACGCAAACGTGACGATTTTCAGGTGCATGCCTTGGATGACAAAGCCAAAACGACATGAGTAAAGCGTCACGTATACTGTCTTACAAAACTCCCGCGTCGTCATTGAGATGTTTTATCGTTCTCATCAATCAAGATTGGCTGCGTTGACGACGAAGCTTCCTTGTTGGACACAGGAAAACGGTAAAAGTGAAAATTGTGGGTAAATTGGAAATAAGCAAGAGATGACCCACTGCGTTACACAACAAACGTTTTGGATTGATGTTCTAGCCTATTTCTCTGGAGTCACTGATCGATATTTGTGTTGTAGTTTTTTATCGCAGCCAGTGTCGTCATATTCAGAGAAATGCTGCTACCAGCTCTTAAACAACATGTCAGCTTCTCTCACCCGACGTGTAGGCTGGCGCCTCGGTCGACGACGTCCAGTCCTGGATAGAGGAGGCCGTTGTAGTATCCGTATTCCAGGATGTCCCTTCTGTAATGTCCCGGCCAGCGGGCTCCTCAGAAGGTGGAGGATGTGTTGTGCTTTGCCGCCAACTTGTGTATGACAGAGTAGTTGAGAACAGGTCAGGGGCAGTCGTGAAGCTGTGCTTGGGATCGTGTTCAGTAGAAGGTGACGTGGTCCACTCTGGCAGAGACATGGACGTGCTCTCAGAGAGTTGTTTAGGACTTCGGCTTGCCGAGGAACCACCTGTCACCTCTGATGCCATTGAAAAGTCAGTAGCTGGTTCCGTCGACGGGGCGTTTCCAGGTGTTGTAGCTTCGACTGCTGTCGTCGTTATAACATCGCTTACTTCTACTGTTGTAATTCCGACAGCCGATGGTGACGTTGCCACCTCGCCTACTGCTGGTTCCGTTTCAGGCACATCACTCAGGGCAGTTGTGGTCTCGGCGGCGTGGGTTAGAATCTCGGCTGTCGGTGTTGTACTTTCGGCTGGCGGTGCTGTAGCCTCGGCAGCTGGCGGTGATGTAGCCTCGGCAGCTGGTGGTGCTGTAGTCTCGGCAGCTGATGGTGCTGTGGTCTCAGCAGCTGGTGGTGCCGTAGTGTCGGTAGCTGGCGGTGCCGTAGTCTCGGCAGCTGCTGGTGCCATGGTCTCGGCAGCTGGTGGTGCCGTAGTGTCGGTAGCTGGCGCTGCCTTAGTCGCAGCAGCTGGCGGTGCCGTAGTCTCGGCAGCTGGTGGTGCCGTAGTCTCAGCAGCTGGCGGTGCCGTAGTCTCGGCAGTGGGCGGTGCCGTAGTCTCGGCAGATGGCGGCGCCGCAGTGTCGGCAGCTGGAGGTGCCGTAGTCTCGACAACTGGCGATTCAGTAGTGTCAGTAGCTGGCGTTGCAGAGTCGGCAGTTGGTTTTGTTGTAGTGTCAGCTGTCAGTGTTGTGCTGTCGGCTTCTGATGTTGTAGATCTGCCTTCTGTGGTTGCTGCAACCTCAGCAGTCGGTGTTGTAAACTCGGCTGGCCTGTCGTCTGCTATTGGCGTTGTATCCGCGTATACAGATGATCGTGTACTCTCACCGTCTTCATTCGAAATAACAGGCGAACGGGGTGTTGTCGCCTCGTACGTCGGTAATTCTGTTGTTTGTACTTCCTGCGTCGTCATTGCCTGCTCGGTTGCCGGGGAAGTGGTCCCCTCCGATAGGATGGGAGTGCTTCCTTCCACGTTGCCTTCTCCTTCTGTCGTCAACTCTTCCTTTCCAACTGGCTGAACGATTTCGGTTGTACCTGAAACGGAAGGGTTGGTCTGCGTGTGCGGCGGGCCCTCATTTGCTGGTCCATCTGTCATAGCAGGGGTCATGGTCGTGAAACCATCTTCTGTCCTTAACTCTGGGTGTCCTGACGCTGCGTCTGTAGATGCTTCTACCTGGGATGTCGCATCCTGTGAACTCACATGAGATTCTGTCGTAGCAGTGTCCGTTGAAATGTCAATGGTTTCTTGTGTAACAGAAATACCCGGGTACTGCGTGCTGCTGTCGCCACTCGGAACCGTTGTCGAATCTGTGGAAACCCCTGATTCTCCCGTCGACTGTGACACGCTCTGAGTAGACGAATCTGTGGGTGCAGTTTTCGCTGAATCCGTGACACTCTCTGTCGTAGCGTCTGTAACTGAGCTTGAGGTCGCCTCCTCAAGAGATGAGGAGGTCATTTCCACCGGTGCTTGGGACACGCTTGCGTCGCTGGTCTCTGACGTAGTACCGCCCTCTGCTGCCAAATGCGTAGTCGTGGTCTCCTGCGAAGGTGTTCCAGAATCTCGAAACGTGGTAGTAATGACAGGGGTCGACATTGTACTCTCTGTAGGTGCTCCTGTTGCGCTCTCGCTGCTTGTCTGCGTAAGATCTATGGAACCGGTGGTGTGGCTCGTTGCTATATCTGAAGGTACGGTTCCTGTGGGGGCCGCTGTAGCCGGTTCTGACATGACGGAGGCAGTCGCTGTGCTCTCTATAGGAGAAGCTGTTGTTGGTTCCTCTGTTGCACTGACACTAGGAGTGCTTTCAGAATTAGTGGCGAGCGGTGATGCCGGGTCAGATGTGCTATCTTGTAGCGCATTTTTACCTATTACCGGAGGCTCTGTGTACTGCGTCATTTCTCGAGGTCCCTGCCCGGTTACATCATTCGAATCTGGGTCTGGGTCCTCGATGGTACGTGCCCTGCCCATTTTTGCTCTAATAATGGAAGGCTCAGGCATCACGCTTGACTCTGTGGTCGGTAGGTCGGGTGCACCGTCATGAACACTGGTAGCAGGCGTGGGATCTGTAGTGGGCGTCTCTTCATCGTGTTGCTTTTCTGTAGAACTGGTCAGCTCACTCCGATGTTGCATGCCCGTACTTGCGTGCTGAGCCGGAGATTCTGTTGATAGCGATGTAGAATCAGCAGAGTTAACGTCGTGCGACGTGAGAAAGGGTGCTGCATGAGTGATTCCTTCAGTAGTAGTGTCAGCAGCTGAAGGCGGCAACGATGCTCCAAAATCAACGGCCTCAGATTCGGTTGTAGTGCCGTAAGTGACAGGTAGTGAGGCCTCGCCGTACGCGTGACCCTGTTCCGAAGGGGCTATATTTGCAGATGGTGTAGTGTCATCAACGCTATCCGGAGACAATGTCTGCCCTACGGTGACCACTTCTGGAGGGCTAGAGTAGCGTTTACGCGAGAACCCCAGGCCAAACCTAGGAAAGGTGACGCCGTTCGTTCCCGTTGGATTAAAATAGCCCGGAACGTTCGTGTTCAGCGGATCAGAATAAAGACTCGGAGTATGAAAAGGACCCGCTGCAATACCAGGTGAGGATATTGCTGGCTGGAAGTAAGGATCGCCTCCGTAAACACCGTCACTGGGCGTTTCCAAGCTGCTCTCTGCACTCTGAGGACCACTAATGCTCGGCACTGAACTGGACTGCTGCAGAACATCAGTGGAAAACGGTACGGCTTGTGCCTGCTGAGTAGCGACGGACCCCGGAGAAGTAGTCTCCCTCAAGGCGTGTGGCGTAGTTGTGGCTGCAAAAGACGTCGCTTCCGGGTTTACACTTGATTCCGTGGTGACCCCGGAATCGTCAGCTGCTGTAGCTACATCCGGTGGCCATGTACCTGATGTAACAGGAACCATGGACGACGCGCTCGTTGCGTCGTCGCCACCGATGTGACTAGACACAGTCGTGCCTTCTGCTTGGAACAACACAGAGTGTTCTTTTGACCCAGTCGTTGCGAAGACATCAGCTGAATTTGGCTCTAGTTCTGTCGCAGGGACTTGCGTAGGTGTCGTGGTACCATTCGTCGCCACCGCGGGCGTCTCTGCACCAACCGCGCTTTCGGGCTCCACGTGGGCTTCTGTCTTCGCTAGCTTATCGGCTTCAATGTCGTTCAGTTTATCGTTTTCCGTGCCGAATATATCGTTGTTCGTCTGCGTTCCAGAGCTACTCTCCGAGCTTGGTGGCAGAGTGGTAGGTTCATCACTTGTTTGGTCCGTGGGCCCAGTGGTTGTTGTCCCCTGTTGGATAAGCAAACTCTCCTCAGATGACGTCCCCAACAGATTGTTTGAGGACTTTTGcatctgaaaaaagaaacagaaaaaaaaaggaccgtTGTTAAAATTAAGCCCACAACTATTACACAGAGCACTGAAGTTTACACATTGACCACCACAGAGCGGCACAATATTGACTTAACTACATGCACATGACGGCACCAAATTACAGAGAGAGCAAGCTGTTTTACGGTGCCTCAATTCTCTTTGTAGCACATGTACTATAATGAACAAGCTAGGAGGA
It includes:
- the LOC126523638 gene encoding uncharacterized protein — its product is MDTTTCLTSVFLLLAALSATTVGQAETTTPAVTTTVTPMQKSSNNLLGTSSEESLLIQQGTTTTGPTDQTSDEPTTLPPSSESSSGTQTNNDIFGTENDKLNDIEADKLAKTEAHVEPESAVGAETPAVATNGTTTPTQVPATELEPNSADVFATTGSKEHSVLFQAEGTTVSSHIGGDDATSASSMVPVTSGTWPPDVATAADDSGVTTESSVNPEATSFAATTTPHALRETTSPGSVATQQAQAVPFSTDVLQQSSSVPSISGPQSAESSLETPSDGVYGGDPYFQPAISSPGIAAGPFHTPSLYSDPLNTNVPGYFNPTGTNGVTFPRFGLGFSRKRYSSPPEVVTVGQTLSPDSVDDTTPSANIAPSEQGHAYGEASLPVTYGTTTESEAVDFGASLPPSAADTTTEGITHAAPFLTSHDVNSADSTSLSTESPAQHASTGMQHRSELTSSTEKQHDEETPTTDPTPATSVHDGAPDLPTTESSVMPEPSIIRAKMGRARTIEDPDPDSNDVTGQGPREMTQYTEPPVIGKNALQDSTSDPASPLATNSESTPSVSATEEPTTASPIESTATASVMSEPATAAPTGTVPSDIATSHTTGSIDLTQTSSESATGAPTESTMSTPVITTTFRDSGTPSQETTTTHLAAEGGTTSETSDASVSQAPVEMTSSSLEEATSSSVTDATTESVTDSAKTAPTDSSTQSVSQSTGESGVSTDSTTVPSGDSSTQYPGISVTQETIDISTDTATTESHVSSQDATSQVEASTDAASGHPELRTEDGFTTMTPAMTDGPANEGPPHTQTNPSVSGTTEIVQPVGKEELTTEGEGNVEGSTPILSEGTTSPATEQAMTTQEVQTTELPTYEATTPRSPVISNEDGESTRSSVYADTTPIADDRPAEFTTPTAEVAATTEGRSTTSEADSTTLTADTTTKPTADSATPATDTTESPVVETTAPPAADTAAPPSAETTAPPTAETTAPPAAETTAPPAAETTAPPAAATKAAPATDTTAPPAAETMAPAAAETTAPPATDTTAPPAAETTAPSAAETTAPPAAEATSPPAAEATAPPAESTTPTAEILTHAAETTTALSDVPETEPAVGEVATSPSAVGITTVEVSDVITTTAVEATTPGNAPSTEPATDFSMASEVTGGSSASRSPKQLSESTSMSLPEWTTSPSTEHDPKHSFTTAPDLFSTTLSYTSWRQSTTHPPPSEEPAGRDITEGTSWNTDTTTASSIQDWTSSTEAPAYTSGSPTSTEIGADDTSCNIVEGALPVSCLLPEELNQTVTVKFGDLNKTRAETFRVEARVWLLDYCNKNGIPLGDPLVVFLSGDRGMDLISFFVLNRTRGSVVPSDTVVAVLNNMKLTFEDKLGTAITDVFYGLPVIQKKDVGVAGFLGSSLGLVYVIVGAAVAALLLLALLVVIMVKCRTLSSNQYSPDSEKLTKDLHMRAEMGDLRPADEILKEEAQLKDALNGNGTHINGDGWVVPYSQIVNERKPPGDAQDTRL